cgtagctggtgcattcggatatgtccgttccgttgagcgtgaatggggcatccgagacccatccgttccgcatgaacatcgtcttttgtagattcagctgaagaccgatgcatccacatgtttcgtcgaattcggtcagcattcgttccgcttggctgatgctaggtgttaccagtacgatgtcatcagcaaagcgcaaatggtgtagctgccgaccatcaaccttcactcccatgtcgtcccattccaactttcgcattgcgttctcgagggtggctgtgaatattttgggtgaaattgtatcaccctgtcggaccccctcttcacgtcaatgatgatgttcttgtagaatggcgaaattccggtcgtgaagttactgtacaactctcgaagtacctttatatattgagtagggacgccttggttgtccaaggcttccacgaccgcttccgtctcaaccgagtcgaaagccttctttaagtcgatgaaggtgagacagagcggcatcttgtactctcgtgatacctcgatgagtttcgaaacagtgtgaatgtggtcaatcgtgctgaatccttttcgaaaccctgcttgctcgcatggctgtccttcatccaagacttttcaatcctattaaggattactcttgtaaagagcttgtagatgacggacagtaggcagattggacgatagttgccgatgtcatctGGATCTTCCTTTcaatacaacaacacggtcttgctggtcttccactgtttaggaaccttgcattccgacagataacgtgtaaagagccttgccagggtgttgatgagtactggcggaaggctcttcaggtgttctggtcttattctgtcgggaccgggtgccgtacgatttcttaccgacatgatagcatgtcgtatttcggacgggagaacctctggaatgacttgtccatcttccctcagatggtgaggaggcaagtggacatggctgtcgaagagatcagagtagaagtcgtagatgattttctccatccccttctcgatgcaatggctgttccctttgggttccggagagcagtcatcctcgtcttgcgactggcgaagtctcgacgggcatagcggatgcttttccccgcctctgcagcttcagccagcacttctgctcttctctctttaaggtcttcctttatcgcctctcggcaaagccttgcgagctcggacgtgagttcttgatttcctgcggctcgtgctgctccacgctggcgtatcagctcaagagtttcaagagacaggcgcctcttggtggttttaaaactctcagccttcttcgcgcagtcgtgaaggtgttcgacaagccggtcatattcctcgtcgatgttgtccattgcagaatcttcccaaaagccggccaGCGTAGcgagagatcccagttgatggtagtcctgggattttctctctgaacttggcggctttctctgctct
This window of the Necator americanus strain Aroian chromosome III, whole genome shotgun sequence genome carries:
- a CDS encoding hypothetical protein (NECATOR_CHRIII.G12846.T4), producing MEKIIYDFYSDLFDSHVHLPPHHLREDGQVIPEVLPSEIRHAIMSVRNRTAPGPDRIRPEHLKSLPPVLINTLARLFTRYLSECKVPKQWKTSKTVLLY